Proteins encoded by one window of Candidatus Eisenbacteria bacterium:
- a CDS encoding sigma-70 family RNA polymerase sigma factor, with product MAAVASGDPQALESLCRRYERPLHRFLWRHLGGRDVDDLYQETWLRVLRAADRFDRRRRFSTWLFQIAVNLCRDWHRRPPPDPVDPSTLDGAAPDTAERQGAALDAARLLSALPAPQREAVLLRYYHDLPEDEVAEILGVPRGTVKSRLHHAVMNLKSLARTA from the coding sequence ATGGCGGCCGTCGCGAGCGGCGATCCGCAGGCCCTGGAGAGCCTGTGCCGGCGGTATGAGCGCCCGCTGCACCGGTTCCTGTGGCGCCACCTCGGCGGCCGCGACGTCGACGACCTCTATCAGGAGACGTGGCTGCGCGTCCTCCGCGCCGCCGATCGCTTCGACCGCCGGAGACGTTTCTCGACCTGGCTCTTCCAGATCGCCGTCAACCTCTGTCGCGACTGGCATCGCCGTCCGCCGCCCGACCCGGTCGATCCCTCGACCCTCGACGGCGCCGCGCCCGACACGGCCGAACGCCAGGGCGCGGCGCTCGACGCGGCGCGCCTCCTCTCGGCGCTGCCCGCGCCGCAGCGCGAGGCCGTCCTGCTGCGCTACTATCACGATCTCCCGGAGGACGAGGTCGCGGAGATCCTCGGCGTCCCACGCGGGACGGTGAAGAGCCGCCTCCACCACGCCGTCATGAATCTCAAATCCCTCGCGAGGACCGCGTGA
- a CDS encoding PspC domain-containing protein, with translation MDETQPRRPCPFCAEDIAAAAIRCPHCRSRLAMLDAGAWRRDHPERRVAGVAAAVAHATAVPVGAVRLGFGVLTFIHFLGPMLYAIGWLMIPRTAGEPSQVEGLLDDAAAMLRRWRHGSSTPFSGGPAA, from the coding sequence ATGGACGAGACCCAACCGCGACGCCCCTGCCCGTTCTGCGCCGAGGACATCGCCGCCGCGGCGATTCGCTGCCCGCACTGCCGGAGCCGGCTCGCGATGCTCGACGCCGGCGCGTGGCGCCGCGACCATCCGGAGCGCCGGGTCGCCGGCGTGGCGGCGGCCGTCGCCCACGCCACCGCCGTTCCGGTCGGCGCGGTGCGCCTCGGCTTCGGCGTGCTCACCTTCATCCATTTCCTCGGCCCGATGCTGTACGCCATCGGCTGGCTGATGATCCCCCGCACGGCGGGCGAGCCGTCTCAGGTCGAAGGGCTGCTCGACGACGCGGCGGCGATGCTGCGTCGCTGGCGCCACGGATCGTCGACGCCTTTTTCGGGGGGCCCGGCCGCATGA